Proteins encoded within one genomic window of Argiope bruennichi chromosome 7, qqArgBrue1.1, whole genome shotgun sequence:
- the LOC129975096 gene encoding uncharacterized PE-PGRS family protein PE_PGRS54-like isoform X6 gives MSCPRLVLAFLALLSTHALFAAAGGTTPWDSLALADSFMKSFMDGIGTSGVFSSSQIDDMSTIGDTMIDSVNRLASSGRISKSKLQALNMAFASSMAEIAATEEGGLSIGAKTSAIASALRGAFLQTTGYSNEQFINEITSLVSMIAQANTNSVSASASASAGGGYGGSSYGPSSVSSISASASSAGAGSAQQGPGSYGPSGSGGYGPSGSSAAAAAAAPGGQGPGNYGPSGSGGAGPSGSGGYGPGSQGPSGPSGPGAAAAAAAASGPGGYGPSGPSGPGSQGPGNQGPGGVSAAAAAASGPGGYGPGSQGPSGPGSQGPSGPGSQGPSGPGGYGPGSQGPGAAAAAAAASGPGGYGPGSQGPSGPGSQRQSGPGGAGGYGPGGASAAAAASAASGPGGYGPGSQGPSGPGGYGPGASGPGGAGGYGPGSQGPGGASAAAAAASASGPGGYGPGNQGPSGPGSQGPSGPGGYGPGSSGPGGASAAAAAAASGPGGYGPGSQGPSGPGGYGPGSQGPSGPGGYGPGSSGPGGAGGYGPGSQGQLGPGAAAAAAAAASGPGGYGPESQGQSGPGSQGPGGASAAAAAAASGPRGYGPGSQGPSGPGGYGPGSQGPSGPGGYGPGSQAPSGPGGYGPGASGPGASGPGGAGGYGPGSQGPGGASAAAAAAASGPGGYGPGSQGPSGPGGYGPGSSGPGAYGPGSQGPGRASAAAAAAASGPGGYGPGSQGPSGPGSQGPSGPGGYGPGASGPGGYGPGSQGPGGASAAAAAAASGPAGYGPGSQGPSGPGSQGPYGPGGYGPGSQGPGGASAAAAAAASGPGGYGPGSQGPSGPGSQGPSGPGGYGPSGPGGYGPGSQGPSGPGGYGPGASGPGGYGPGSQGPGGASAAAAAAASGPGGYGPGSQGPSGPGSQGPSGPGSQGPSGPGGYGPGASGPGGYGPGSQGPGGASAAAAAAASGPGGYGPGSQGPSGPGSQGPSGPGGYGPGASGPGGYGPGSQGPGGASAAAAAAASGPGGYGPGSQGPSGPGSQGPSGPGGYGPGASGPGGYGPGSQGPGGASAAAAASASGPGGYGPGSQGPSGPGNQGPSLPGGYGPGASGPGGYGPGSQGPGGASAAAAAAASGPGGYGPGSQGPSGPGSQGPSGPGGYGPGASGPGGYGPGSQGPGGASAAASASGPGGYGPGSQGPSGPGIKGPSGPGGYGPGASGPGGYGPGSQGPGGASAAAAAAASGPAGYGPGSQGPSGPGSQGPYGPGGYGPGSQGPGGASAAAAAAASGSGGYGPGSQGPSGPGGYGPGSQGPSGPGGYGPGSQALSGPGGYGPGASGPGGAGGYGPGSQGPGGASAAAAAAASGPGGYGPGSQGPSGPGGYGPGSSGPGAYGPGSQGPGGASAAAAAAASGPGGYGPGSQGPSGPGSQGPSGPGGYGPGASGPGGYGPGSQGPGGASAAAAAAASGPAGYGPGSQGPSGPGSQGPYGPGGYGPGSQGPGGASAAAAAAASGPGGYGPGSQVPSGPGSQGPSGPGGYGPSGTGGYGPGSQGPSGPGGYGPGASGPGGYGPGSQGPGGASAAAAAAASGPGGYGPGSQGPSGPGSQGPSGPGSQGPSGPGGYGPGASGPGGYGPGSQGPGGASAAAAAAASGPGGYGPGSQGPSGPGSQGPSGPGGYGPGASGPGGYGPGSQGPGGASAAAAAAASGPGGYGPGSQGPSGPGSQGPSGPGSQGPSGPGGYGPGASGPGGFGPGGYGPGSQGPGGFGPGGYGPGSQGPGGASAAAAASASGPGGYGPGSQGPSGPGSQGPSLPGGYGPGASGPGGYGPGSQGPGGASAAAAAAASGPGGYGPGSQGPSGPGSQGPSGPGGAGAAAAASAASGPGGYGPGSQGPSGPGSQGQSGPGSQGPSGPGGYGPGASGPGGYGPGSQGPGGASAAAAAAASGPGGYGPGSQGPSGPGSQGPSGPGGYGPGASGPGGYGPGSQGPGGASAAAAAAASGPGGYGPGSQGPSGPGSQGPSGPGGYGPGASGPGGYGPGSQGPGGASGAATAAASGPGGYGPGSQGPSGPGSQGPSGPGGYGPGASGPGGYGPGSQGPGGASAAAAAAASGPGGYGPGSQGPSGPGSQGPSGPGGYGPGASGPGGYGPGSQGPGGASAAAAAAASGPEGYGPGSQGPSGPGSQGPSGPGGAGAAAAASAASGPGGYGPGSQGPSGPGSQGPSGPGSQGPSGPGGYGPGASGPGGYGPGSQGPGGASAAAAAAASGPGGYGPGSQGPSGLGSQGPSGPGGYGPGASGPGGYGPGSQGPGGASGAAAAAASGPGGYGPGSQGPSGPGSQGPSGPGGYGPGASGPGGYGPGSQGPGGASAAAAAAASGPGGYGPGSQGPSGPGSQGPSGPGGYGPGASGPGGYGPGSQVPGGASAAAAAAASGPGGYGPGSQGPSGPGSQGPSGPGGYGPGSQGPGGASAAAAAAASGPGGYGPGSQGPSGPGSQGPSGPGGAGAAAAASAASGPGGYGPGSQGPSGPGSQGPSGPGGYGPGSQGPGGASAAAAAAASGPGGYGPGSQGLSGPGSQGPSGRGSQGPSGPGGYGPGASGPGGYGPGSQGPGGASAAAAAAASGPGGYGPGSQGPSGPGSQGPSGPGSQGPSGPGGAGGYGPSASASVSVAASRLSSPAASSRVSSTVSSLVSSGPSNGAAVSGALNGLVSQISSSNPGLSGCDVLVQALLELVSALVAILGSANIGSVDYNSVGQTTQTISQYFS, from the exons ATTCAGTGTCAGCAAGCGCTTCCGCATCCGCAGGAGGAGGATATGGCGGTTCAAGTTACGGACCATCTTCTGTGAGTTCAATATCCGCTAGTGCATCATCTGCTGGAGCTGGATCTGCACAGCAAGGACCAGGAAGTTACGGACCATCTGGATCTGGAGGATACGGTCCTTCTGGATCTAGTGCAGCTGCCGCTGCTGCCGCACCTGGAGGTCAAGGACCTGGAAACTATGGACCTTCTGGATCTGGAGGAGCAGGACCTAGTGGTTCTGGAGGATATGGACCTGGAAGTCAAG GACCATCCGGACCTAGTGGGCCAGGAGCAGCAGCAGCAGCCGCTGCAGCAAGTGGACCAGGAGGATACGGACCATCTGGACCAAGTGGACCTGGAAGCCAAG GACCTGGCAATCAAGGACCAGGAGGAGTAAGCGCAGCCGCCGCTGCAGCAAGTGGACCTGGTGGATACGGTCCTGGAAGCCAAGGACCATCTGGACCTGGAAGCCAAGGACCATCTGGACCTGGAAGCCAAGGACCATCTGGACCTGGAGGTTATGGCCCTGGCAGTCAAGGTCCAGGCGCAGCCGCAGCCGCCGCTGCAGCAAGTGGACCTGGAGGATACGGACCTGGAAGCCAAGGACCATCTGGACCTGGAAGCCAACGGCAATCTGGACCTGGTGGAGCTGGAGGATACGGACCAGGAGGAGCAAGTGCAGCCGCAGCCGCCTCTGCAGCAAGTGGACctggaggatatggaccaggaAGTCAAGGACCATCTGGACCAGGCGGATATGGGCCTGGAGCATCTGGACCTGGTGGAGCTGGAGGTTATGGACCTGGCAGTCAAGGTCCTGGAGGGGCAAGTGCAGCCGCAGCCGCCGCTTCAGCAAGTGGACCTGGAGGATACGGTCCTGGAAACCAAGGGCCATCTGGACCTGGAAGCCAAGGACCATCTGGACCTGGAGGATACGGACCTGGATCATCTGGGCCTGGAGGAGCAAGCGCAGCAGCAGCCGCAGCAGCTAGTGGACctggaggatatggaccaggaAGCCAAGGACCATCTGGACCTGGGGGATATGGACCTGGAAGCCAAGGACCATCTGGACCTGGCGGATACGGACCTGGATCATCTGGTCCTGGTGGAGCTGGAGGTTACGGCCCTGGCAGTCAAGGACAACTAGGGCCAGgtgcagcagcagcagcagccgCTGCAGCAAGTGGTCCTGGAGGATATGGACCTGAAAGTCAAG GACAATCTGGACCTGGCAGCCAAGGTCCTGGAGGAGCAAGCGCGGCCGCAGCAGCTGCTGCTAGTGGACCTAGAGGATACGGCCCTGGAAGCCAAGGGCCATCTGGACCTGGAGGATATGGACCTGGAAGCCAAGGGCCATCTGGACCTGGAGGATATGGACCTGGAAGCCAAGCACCATCTGGACCTGGTGGATATGGACCTGGAGCATCTGGACCTGGAGCATCTGGACCTGGAGGAGCTGGAGGTTATGGACCTGGCAGTCAAGGTCCAGGAGGAGCAAGCGCTGCCGCAGCCGCTGCAGCAAGTGGACCTGGAGGATACGGCCCTGGAAGCCAAGGGCCATCTGGACCAGGAGGATACGGACCTGGATCATCTGGACCTGGAGCTTATGGACCTGGCAGTCAAGGTCCAGGAAGAGCAAGCGCAGCAGCAGCCGCTGCAGCTAGTGGACctggaggatatggaccaggaAGCCAAGGACCATCTGGGCCTGGAAGCCAAGGACCATCTGGACCTGGAGGATACGGACCTGGAGCATCTGGACCTGGAGGTTATGGACCTGGCAGTCAAGGTCCTGGAGGAGCAAGCGCAGCCGCAGCAGCTGCAGCTAGTGGACCCGCAGGATATGGACCAGGAAGCCAAGGGCCATCTGGACCTGGAAGCCAAGGACCATACGGACCTGGAGGTTATGGACCTGGCAGTCAAGGTCCTGGAGGAGCAAGCGCAGCCGCAGCAGCTGCAGCTAGTGGACCCGGAGGATATGGACCAGGAAGTCAAGGGCCATCTGGACCTGGAAGCCAAGGACCATCTGGACCTGGAGGATATGGACCATCTGGACCTGGAGGATATGGTCCTGGAAGCCAAGGGCCATCTGGACCTGGAGGATACGGGCCTGGAGCATCTGGACCTGGAGGTTATGGACCTGGCAGTCAAGGTCCTGGTGGAGCAAGCGCAGCCGCAGCAGCTGCAGCAAGTGGGCctggaggatatggaccaggaAGTCAAGGACCATCTGGACCTGGAAGCCAAGGACCATCTGGACCTGGAAGCCAAGGGCCATCTGGACCTGGAGGATACGGACCTGGAGCATCTGGACCTGGAGGTTATGGACCTGGCAGTCAAGGTCCTGGAGGAGCAAGCGCAGCAGCAGCAGCTGCAGCTAGTGGACCCGGAGGATATGGACCAGGAAGCCAAGGGCCATCTGGACCTGGAAGCCAAGGACCATCTGGACCTGGAGGATACGGACCTGGAGCATCTGGACCTGGAGGTTATGGACCTGGCAGTCAAGGTCCTGGAGGAGCAAGCGCAGCCGCAGCAGCTGCAGCAAGTGGACCCGGAGGATATGGACCAGGAAGTCAAGGACCATCTGGACCTGGAAGCCAAGGGCCATCTGGACCTGGAGGATACGGACCTGGAGCATCTGGACCTGGAGGTTATGGACCTGGCAGTCAAGGTCCTGGAGGAGCAAGCGCAGCAGCAGCAGCTTCGGCTAGTGGACCCGGAGGATATGGACCAGGAAGCCAAGGGCCATCTGGACCTGGAAACCAAGGACCATCTTTACCTGGAGGATACGGACCTGGAGCATCTGGACCTGGAGGTTATGGACCTGGCAGTCAAGGTCCTGGAGGAGCAAGCGCAGCCGCAGCAGCTGCAGCAAGTGGGCctggaggatatggaccaggaAGTCAAGGACCATCTGGACCTGGAAGCCAAGGGCCATCTGGACCTGGAGGATACGGACCTGGAGCATCTGGACCTGGAGGTTATGGACCTGGCAGTCAAGGTCCTGGAGGAGCAAGCGCAGCAGCTTCAGCTAGTGGACCCGGAGGATATGGACCAGGAAGCCAAGGGCCATCTGGACCTGGAATTAAAGGACCATCTGGACCTGGAGGATACGGACCTGGAGCATCTGGACCTGGAGGTTATGGACCTGGCAGTCAAGGTCCTGGAGGAGCAAGCGCAGCCGCAGCAGCTGCAGCTAGTGGACCCGCAGGATATGGACCAGGAAGCCAAGGGCCATCTGGACCTGGAAGCCAAGGACCATACGGACCTGGAGGTTATGGACCTGGCAGTCAAGGTCCTGGAGGAGCAAGCGCAGCCGCAGCAGCTGCAGCTAGTGGATCCGGAGGATATGGACCAGGAAGCCAAGGGCCATCTGGACCTGGAGGATATGGACCTGGAAGCCAAGGGCCATCTGGACCTGGAGGATATGGACCTGGAAGCCAAGCACTATCTGGACCTGGTGGATATGGACCTGGAGCATCTGGACCTGGAGGAGCTGGAGGTTATGGACCTGGCAGTCAAGGTCCAGGAGGAGCAAGCGCTGCCGCAGCCGCTGCAGCAAGTGGACCTGGAGGATACGGCCCTGGAAGCCAAGGGCCATCTGGACCAGGAGGATACGGACCTGGATCATCTGGACCTGGAGCTTATGGACCTGGCAGTCAAGGTCCAGGAGGAGCAAGCGCAGCAGCAGCCGCTGCAGCTAGTGGACctggaggatatggaccaggaAGCCAAGGACCATCTGGGCCTGGAAGCCAAGGACCATCTGGACCTGGAGGATACGGACCTGGAGCATCTGGACCTGGAGGTTATGGACCTGGCAGTCAAGGTCCTGGAGGAGCAAGCGCAGCCGCAGCAGCTGCAGCTAGTGGACCCGCAGGATATGGACCAGGAAGCCAAGGGCCATCTGGACCTGGAAGCCAAGGACCATACGGACCTGGAGGTTATGGACCTGGCAGTCAAGGTCCTGGAGGAGCAAGCGCAGCCGCAGCAGCTGCAGCTAGTGGACCCGGAGGATATGGACCAGGAAGTCAAGTGCCATCTGGACCTGGAAGCCAAGGACCATCTGGACCTGGAGGATATGGACCATCTGGAACTGGAGGATATGGTCCTGGAAGCCAAGGGCCATCTGGACCTGGAGGATACGGGCCTGGAGCATCTGGACCTGGAGGTTATGGACCTGGCAGTCAAGGTCCTGGTGGAGCAAGCGCAGCCGCAGCAGCTGCAGCAAGTGGGCctggaggatatggaccaggaAGTCAAGGACCATCTGGACCTGGAAGCCAAGGACCATCTGGACCTGGAAGCCAAGGGCCATCTGGACCTGGAGGATACGGACCTGGAGCATCTGGACCTGGAGGTTATGGACCTGGCAGTCAAGGTCCTGGAGGAGCAAGCGCAGCAGCAGCAGCTGCAGCTAGTGGACCCGGAGGATATGGACCAGGAAGCCAAGGGCCATCTGGACCTGGAAGCCAAGGACCATCTGGACCTGGAGGATACGGACCTGGAGCATCTGGACCTGGAGGTTATGGACCTGGCAGTCAAGGTCCTGGAGGAGCAAGCGCAGCCGCAGCAGCTGCAGCAAGTGGACCCGGAGGATATGGACCAGGAAGTCAAGGACCATCTGGACCTGGAAGCCAAGGACCATCTGGACCTGGAAGCCAAGGGCCATCTGGACCTGGAGGATACGGACCTGGAGCATCTGGACCTGGAGGTTTTGGACCTGGAGGTTATGGACCTGGCAGTCAAGGTCCTGGAGGTTTTGGACCTGGAGGTTATGGACCTGGCAGTCAAGGTCCTGGAGGAGCAAGCGCAGCAGCAGCAGCTTCAGCTAGTGGACCCGGAGGATATGGACCAGGAAGCCAAGGGCCATCTGGACCTGGAAGCCAAGGACCATCTTTACCTGGAGGATACGGACCTGGAGCATCTGGACCTGGAGGTTATGGACCTGGCAGTCAAG GTCCTGGAGGAGCAAGCGCAGCCGCAGCAGCTGCAGCAAGTGGGCctggaggatatggaccaggaAGTCAAGGGCCATCTGGACCTGGAAGCCAAGGACCATCTGGACCTGGAGGAGCAGGCGCAGCAGCAGCAGCCTCTGCAGCAAGTGGACctggaggatatggaccaggaAGTCAAGGACCATCTGGACCTGGAAGCCAAGGACAATCTGGACCTGGAAGCCAAGGGCCATCTGGACCTGGAGGATACGGACCTGGAGCATCTGGACCTGGAGGTTATGGACCTGGCAGTCAAG GTCCTGGAGGAGCAAGCGCAGCAGCAGCAGCTGCAGCTAGTGGACCCGGAGGATATGGACCAGGAAGCCAAGGGCCATCTGGACCTGGAAGCCAAGGACCATCTGGACCTGGAGGATATGGACCTGGAGCATCTGGACCTGGAGGTTATGGACCTGGCAGTCAAGGTCCTGGAGGAGCAAGCGCAGCCGCCGCAGCTGCGGCAAGTGGACCCGGAGGATATGGACCAGGAAGCCAAGGACCATCTGGACCTGGAAGCCAAGGACCATCTGGACCTGGAGGATATGGACCTGGAGCATCTGGACCTGGAGGTTATGGACCTGGCAGTCAAGGTCCTGGAGGAGCAAGCGGAGCAGCAACAGCTGCAGCTAGTGGACCCGGAGGATATGGACCAGGAAGCCAAGGGCCATCTGGACCTGGAAGCCAAGGACCATCTGGACCTGGAGGATATGGACCTGGAGCATCTGGACCTGGAGGTTATGGACCTGGCAGTCAAGGTCCTGGAGGAGCAAGCGCAGCCGCCGCAGCTGCGGCAAGTGGACCCGGAGGATATGGACCAGGAAGCCAAGGGCCATCTGGACCTGGAAGCCAAGGACCATCTGGACCTGGAGGATACGGACCTGGAGCATCTGGACCTGGAGGTTATGGACCTGGCAGTCAAGGTCCTGGAGGAGCAAGCGCAGCCGCAGCAGCTGCAGCAAGTGGGCCTGAAGGATATGGACCAGGAAGTCAAGGGCCATCTGGACCTGGAAGCCAAGGACCATCTGGACCTGGAGGAGCAGGCGCAGCAGCAGCAGCCTCTGCAGCAAGTGGACctggaggatatggaccaggaAGTCAAGGACCATCTGGACCTGGAAGCCAAGGACCATCTGGACCTGGAAGCCAAGGGCCATCTGGACCTGGAGGATACGGACCTGGAGCATCTGGACCTGGAGGTTATGGACCTGGCAGTCAAGGTCCTGGAGGAGCAAGCGCAGCAGCAGCTGCTGCAGCTAGTGGACCCGGAGGATATGGACCAGGAAGCCAAGGGCCATCTGGACTTGGAAGCCAAGGACCATCTGGACCTGGAGGATATGGACCTGGAGCATCTGGACCTGGAGGTTATGGACCTGGCAGTCAAGGTCCTGGAGGAGCAAGCGGAGCAGCAGCAGCTGCAGCTAGTGGACCCGGAGGATATGGACCAGGAAGCCAAGGGCCATCTGGACCTGGAAGCCAAGGACCATCTGGACCTGGAGGATACGGACCTGGAGCATCTGGACCTGGAGGTTATGGACCTGGCAGTCAAGGTCCTGGAGGAGCAAGCGCAGCCGCAGCAGCTGCAGCAAGTGGGCctggaggatatggaccaggaAGTCAAGGACCATCTGGACCTGGAAGCCAAGGGCCATCTGGACCTGGAGGATACGGACCTGGAGCATCTGGACCTGGAGGTTATGGACCTGGCAGTCAAGTTCCTGGAGGAGCAAGCGCAGCAGCAGCAGCTGCGGCAAGTGGACCCGGAGGATATGGACCAGGAAGCCAAGGGCCATCTGGACCTGGAAGCCAAGGACCATCTGGACCTGGAGGTTATGGACCTGGCAGTCAAGGTCCTGGAGGAGCAAGCGCAGCCGCAGCAGCTGCAGCAAGTGGGCctggaggatatggaccaggaAGTCAAGGGCCATCTGGACCTGGAAGCCAAGGACCATCTGGACCTGGAGGAGCAGGCGCAGCAGCAGCAGCCTCTGCAGCAAGTGGACctggaggatatggaccaggaAGCCAAGGGCCATCTGGACCTGGAAGCCAAGGACCATCTGGACCTGGAGGTTATGGACCTGGCAGTCAAGGTCCTGGAGGAGCAAGCGCAGCCGCAGCAGCTGCAGCAAGTGGGCctggaggatatggaccaggaAGTCAAGGACTATCTGGACCTGGAAGCCAAGGACCATCTGGACGTGGAAGCCAAGGACCATCTGGACCTGGAGGATACGGACCTGGAGCATCTGGACCTGGAGGTTATGGACCTGGCAGTCAAGGTCCTGGAGGAGCAAGCGCAGCCGCAGCAGCTGCAGCTAGTGGACCCGGAGGATATGGTCCAGGAAGCCAAGGGCCATCTGGACCTGGAAGCCAAGGGCCATCTGGACCTGGAAGCCAAGGACCATCTGGACCTGGTGGTGCTGGTGGTTATGGCCCATCTGCTTCAGCTTCAGTATCTGTTGCAGCCTCTCGCTTATCTTCTCCTGCAGCCTCGTCCAGAGTGTCATCCACTGTATCTTCATTAGTTTCTAGTGGACCTTCCAATGGTGCAGCGGTTTCTGGAGCTTTGAATGGCTTGGTGTCTCAGATCAGTTCAAGTAATCCAGGCTTATCAGGATGTGATGTCCTTGTACAAGCATTGTTGGAATTGGTATCTGCCTTGGTGGCAATTCTTGGCTCTGCTAATATTGGTTCAGTTGATTACAACTCTGTGGGGCAGACAACTCAAACCATTagccaatatttttcataa